A DNA window from Amycolatopsis sp. DSM 110486 contains the following coding sequences:
- a CDS encoding iron chaperone, whose product MATRQAARREGFSAEERAAMKDHAKDLKAAARGGSKAEKAAQARQDVLDKIAELDPADRERAERVHAVVLAAAPQLEPKLWYGMPAYALDGKLLCHFQPSAKFKTRYPTLGFSDLAKLDDGALWPVAYAVTEVTAEVEKQITALVRRAIG is encoded by the coding sequence ATGGCCACCAGACAGGCGGCTCGGCGCGAGGGCTTCAGCGCCGAAGAGCGCGCGGCGATGAAGGACCACGCGAAGGACCTCAAGGCGGCCGCGCGTGGCGGCTCGAAAGCCGAGAAGGCGGCGCAGGCGCGCCAGGACGTGCTCGACAAGATCGCGGAGCTGGACCCGGCGGACCGGGAGCGGGCCGAGCGCGTGCACGCCGTCGTCCTGGCCGCGGCGCCGCAGCTGGAGCCGAAACTCTGGTACGGCATGCCGGCCTACGCCCTCGACGGCAAGCTCCTGTGTCACTTCCAGCCGTCGGCGAAGTTCAAGACGCGCTACCCGACGCTCGGTTTCAGTGACTTGGCGAAGCTCGACGACGGTGCGCTGTGGCCGGTCGCGTATGCCGTGACCGAGGTGACCGCCGAGGTCGAGAAGCAGATCACCGCGCTGGTGCGGCGGGCGATCGGCTGA
- a CDS encoding helix-turn-helix domain-containing protein: MQAVLHPGLDHALEPGRVHRRLPREPGHRFLRQQRAALRRRPLAVAHSGCGRTTTPSTLARTAVRRRGRCHSSGTCSPPSSQLTTTISPVWSAAGLSVRGLRAAFHRADLPSPMKYLRELRVRRAHEELVAKSAEETTVTAVALRWGFSNAHRFAALHRELYGTSPGRALSGRDQAFARSPATSSSAAQQSSSVASKVEVALV, encoded by the coding sequence ATGCAGGCCGTCCTTCACCCCGGTCTTGATCACGCTCTTGAGCCCGGCCGAGTCCACCGGCGTCTGCCCCGTGAGCCGGGGCACCGGTTCCTCCGGCAGCAACGGGCCGCGTTGCGCCGGCGGCCGCTCGCGGTCGCCCACAGCGGGTGCGGGCGGACCACCACGCCGAGCACGTTGGCGCGAACGGCGGTGCGCCGGCGCGGCAGGTGCCACAGCAGCGGCACCTGCTCACCGCCGAGCAGCCAGCTGACCACCACGATCTCCCCGGTCTGGTCCGCGGCGGGGTTGAGCGTGCGCGGCCTGCGCGCGGCGTTCCACCGCGCCGACCTGCCCTCGCCGATGAAGTACCTGCGCGAGCTCCGGGTGCGGCGCGCCCACGAGGAGCTCGTGGCCAAGAGCGCGGAAGAAACCACCGTGACGGCGGTGGCGCTGCGGTGGGGGTTCAGCAACGCCCACCGCTTCGCCGCGCTCCACCGTGAGCTCTACGGCACCTCACCCGGCCGGGCCCTTTCCGGGCGGGATCAGGCCTTCGCGCGCAGCCCGGCCACGAGCTCGTCCGCGGCGCAGCAATCTTCCTCGGTGGCCTCGAAAGTCGAGGTCGCCTTGGTGTAG
- a CDS encoding antibiotic biosynthesis monooxygenase: MFVALFWGKVKPEWQNDEYAAIGARMFERACAMPGFVALHKLDVPDGRELAIAYFETEEHMRAWYDDPEHRAVQALGHREILDDYTIEILELTRSYTKATSTFEATEEDCCAADELVAGLRAKA; this comes from the coding sequence ATGTTCGTCGCGCTTTTCTGGGGCAAGGTCAAGCCGGAGTGGCAGAACGACGAGTACGCCGCGATCGGGGCGCGCATGTTCGAGCGGGCCTGCGCGATGCCGGGGTTCGTCGCGCTGCACAAGCTCGACGTGCCGGACGGGCGTGAGCTGGCCATCGCGTACTTCGAGACCGAAGAGCACATGCGCGCTTGGTACGACGATCCCGAGCACCGCGCCGTGCAAGCGTTGGGCCACCGGGAAATCCTCGACGACTACACGATCGAGATCCTCGAGCTGACGCGCTCCTACACCAAGGCGACCTCGACTTTCGAGGCCACCGAGGAAGATTGCTGCGCCGCGGACGAGCTCGTGGCCGGGCTGCGCGCGAAGGCCTGA
- a CDS encoding putative quinol monooxygenase, whose amino-acid sequence MIFITVKWQIKPEYADRWPELSREFTEATRAEPGNKWFDWSRSLDNPNEYVLVEAFADDAAAAHVNADHFKKAQADFPQYLQKTPDIINTTLDQDTWSELGEMKVG is encoded by the coding sequence ATGATCTTCATCACCGTGAAGTGGCAGATCAAGCCGGAGTACGCGGACCGGTGGCCGGAGCTCTCGCGGGAGTTCACCGAGGCCACGCGAGCCGAACCGGGCAACAAGTGGTTCGACTGGTCCCGCAGCCTCGACAACCCGAACGAGTACGTCCTCGTGGAGGCCTTCGCCGACGACGCGGCCGCGGCGCACGTCAACGCGGACCATTTCAAGAAGGCGCAGGCCGACTTCCCGCAGTACCTGCAGAAGACCCCGGACATCATCAACACCACGCTCGACCAGGACACCTGGTCGGAGCTGGGCGAGATGAAGGTCGGCTGA
- a CDS encoding iron-sulfur cluster assembly protein yields MPDLEQLARSALDSVYDPELDEPITDLGFVRSVAATEDELTVHLRLPTSFCSPNFAYLMASDAKDVLTAVGGERRVVVQLDDHHDSDLINRGLAADAGYLGTFGSEAEKDLDELRLTFRRKAHTAAMERALTGLLRADKELKEEDLHDVKLGDLPAGRTTAALVRRRTALGLSVEPGEPVLVDEHGEPYPREEVPLRLRFARSIRISIDGNAHFCRGLLRTRYPGSETDQTTRPHDPSVSAVAGEEARAS; encoded by the coding sequence ATGCCCGATCTCGAACAGCTGGCGCGCAGTGCGCTCGACTCGGTGTACGACCCTGAGCTCGACGAACCCATCACCGATCTGGGGTTCGTGCGTTCCGTGGCCGCGACCGAGGACGAGCTCACCGTGCACTTGCGGCTGCCGACCTCGTTCTGCTCGCCCAACTTCGCGTACCTCATGGCTTCGGACGCGAAGGACGTGCTCACCGCCGTCGGGGGCGAGCGGCGCGTGGTCGTGCAGCTCGACGACCACCACGACTCCGACCTGATCAACCGCGGACTCGCCGCCGACGCCGGGTACCTCGGCACGTTCGGCTCCGAGGCCGAGAAGGACCTCGACGAGCTGCGGCTCACCTTCCGCCGCAAGGCCCACACCGCCGCCATGGAGCGAGCGCTGACGGGCCTGCTGCGCGCGGACAAGGAGTTGAAGGAAGAGGACCTGCACGACGTGAAGCTCGGCGACCTGCCGGCGGGCCGCACCACCGCTGCCCTGGTGCGGCGGCGGACGGCGCTCGGCCTGAGCGTCGAACCGGGTGAACCGGTGCTCGTCGACGAGCACGGCGAGCCTTACCCGCGCGAGGAAGTGCCGCTGCGGCTGCGGTTCGCCCGGTCGATCCGGATCTCGATCGACGGCAACGCGCATTTCTGCCGCGGTCTGCTTCGCACGCGTTACCCCGGGTCGGAGACCGACCAGACGACCCGGCCGCACGACCCGTCCGTTTCGGCTGTCGCCGGTGAGGAGGCACGAGCTTCGTGA
- a CDS encoding amidohydrolase family protein: MYSKDGEKYFILDAHVALWDARPENQRNIHGKQFIDCFYDYHRNLSPESEVWSYEDYLYYGGERLMKDLFTDGYVDHAIFQPAALPAFYNNNFGQTDEAFALAQKHPDKLTYNHCWDPRYGEDGLKQLREDAKRFNLKGAKLYTAEWFGDSRGWKLDDKWSYKYLEAAQELGIKNIHIHKGPTIRPLDRDAFDVADVDKVATDFTELNFVIEHCGLPRLEDFCWIATQEPNVHAGLAVAMPFIHTRPRYFAQIVGELLYWLDENRIQFSSDYAIWTPKWLVEKFVDFQIPEDMTEYAPLTTEIKKKILGLNAAAMYDIPVPEELQVKNPPADARAEAAAVA, translated from the coding sequence ATGTACAGCAAGGACGGCGAGAAGTACTTCATCCTCGACGCGCACGTCGCGCTCTGGGACGCGCGGCCGGAGAACCAGCGCAACATCCACGGCAAACAGTTCATCGACTGCTTCTACGACTACCACCGCAACCTCAGCCCCGAGTCCGAGGTGTGGTCGTACGAGGACTACCTCTACTACGGTGGCGAGCGGCTGATGAAGGACCTGTTCACCGACGGGTACGTGGACCACGCCATTTTCCAGCCCGCGGCGCTGCCCGCCTTCTACAACAACAACTTCGGGCAGACCGACGAGGCGTTCGCGCTGGCGCAGAAGCACCCCGACAAGCTCACCTACAACCACTGCTGGGACCCGCGCTACGGCGAGGACGGCCTCAAGCAGCTGCGTGAGGACGCCAAGCGCTTCAACCTCAAGGGCGCGAAGCTCTACACGGCCGAGTGGTTCGGTGACTCGCGCGGCTGGAAGCTCGACGACAAGTGGAGCTACAAGTACCTGGAGGCCGCGCAGGAGCTGGGGATCAAGAACATCCACATCCACAAGGGCCCGACCATCCGGCCCCTGGACCGCGACGCGTTCGACGTCGCCGACGTGGACAAGGTCGCCACCGACTTCACCGAGCTCAACTTCGTGATCGAGCACTGCGGCCTGCCGCGGCTCGAGGACTTCTGCTGGATCGCGACGCAGGAGCCGAACGTGCACGCCGGCCTCGCCGTCGCGATGCCGTTCATCCACACGCGACCGCGTTACTTCGCGCAGATCGTCGGCGAGCTGCTCTACTGGCTCGACGAGAATCGCATCCAGTTCTCCAGCGACTACGCGATCTGGACGCCGAAGTGGCTCGTCGAGAAGTTCGTGGACTTCCAGATCCCCGAGGACATGACGGAGTACGCGCCGCTCACCACGGAGATCAAGAAGAAGATCCTGGGCCTCAACGCCGCGGCCATGTACGACATCCCGGTGCCCGAGGAGCTGCAGGTGAAGAACCCGCCCGCGGACGCGAGGGCCGAAGCGGCGGCGGTTGCCTGA
- a CDS encoding amidohydrolase family protein translates to MAIETEAAWSRGRDQPAARGNRRVDRRRHDGARRAGRHGPAGLDVLNSFALKLAGITEDTPEPPGGIIERDASGRLAERLVDNALHLAEHLLSPADLAKRVEGFRRASGD, encoded by the coding sequence GTGGCGATCGAAACGGAAGCGGCATGGTCCCGTGGTCGGGACCAGCCGGCGGCGCGAGGGAATCGACGGGTTGATCGGCGCCGGCACGACGGCGCTCGACGTGCCGGACGGCACGGTCCTGCCGGCCTTGACGTCCTGAACTCCTTCGCCCTCAAGCTCGCCGGCATCACCGAGGACACGCCCGAGCCGCCCGGCGGCATCATCGAACGGGACGCGTCCGGCCGCCTGGCCGAACGGCTCGTGGACAACGCGCTGCACCTCGCCGAGCACCTGCTGTCCCCGGCCGACTTGGCCAAGCGGGTCGAAGGGTTTCGCCGCGCGTCGGGCGACTGA
- a CDS encoding NAD(P)-dependent alcohol dehydrogenase, protein MKAVQVVGYDEKLRMTDVPEPEVTGPHDVLVRIGGAGVCRTDLHILEGQWAEKSGVTLPYTIGHENAGWVQAVGSAVSNVAEGDKVIVHPLITCGLCPACRRGDDVHCENSQFPGIDTAGGYAQVLKTSARSVVKLDDSLEPSDVAALADAGLTAYHAAAKASRRLHPGDKCVVIGAGGLGHIGIQVLKAMTAAELIVVDRNADAVKLAESIGADHGVVADGGHVAAVQDLTGGHGAEVVVDFVGEGGATRDGVAMLRRAGDYHVVGYGENINIPTIDVISTEINFIGNLVGSYTDLCELMVLAAQDKVKLHTTKYSLDNFQQALDDLDGGRIRGRAILVP, encoded by the coding sequence GTGAAGGCTGTCCAGGTCGTCGGGTACGACGAGAAGCTGCGTATGACCGACGTTCCCGAACCCGAGGTGACCGGGCCGCACGATGTGCTCGTGCGCATCGGCGGGGCGGGTGTGTGCCGCACCGACCTCCACATCCTCGAGGGGCAGTGGGCGGAGAAGTCCGGCGTCACGCTGCCTTACACGATCGGGCACGAGAACGCGGGCTGGGTGCAGGCCGTGGGCTCCGCGGTCTCGAACGTGGCCGAGGGCGACAAGGTGATCGTGCACCCGCTGATCACGTGCGGGCTGTGCCCGGCGTGCCGGCGCGGCGACGACGTGCACTGCGAGAACAGCCAGTTCCCCGGCATCGACACCGCCGGCGGCTACGCGCAGGTGCTCAAGACGTCGGCTCGCAGCGTGGTCAAGCTCGACGACTCGCTGGAGCCCTCGGACGTCGCGGCGTTGGCCGACGCCGGCCTGACCGCGTACCACGCGGCGGCCAAGGCGTCGCGTCGCCTTCACCCGGGCGACAAGTGCGTGGTGATCGGCGCGGGCGGACTCGGGCACATCGGCATCCAGGTGCTCAAGGCGATGACCGCGGCCGAGCTGATCGTCGTCGACCGCAACGCCGACGCGGTGAAGCTGGCCGAGTCGATCGGCGCGGACCACGGCGTGGTCGCCGACGGCGGCCACGTGGCGGCCGTGCAGGACCTGACGGGCGGCCACGGCGCGGAGGTCGTGGTCGACTTCGTCGGCGAGGGCGGCGCGACGCGCGACGGCGTGGCGATGCTGCGCCGCGCGGGTGACTACCACGTGGTGGGCTACGGCGAGAACATCAACATCCCGACGATCGACGTGATCTCCACCGAGATCAACTTCATCGGGAACCTCGTCGGCTCCTACACCGACCTGTGCGAGCTGATGGTGCTGGCCGCGCAGGACAAGGTGAAGCTGCACACCACGAAGTACTCGCTCGACAACTTCCAGCAGGCCCTCGACGATCTCGACGGCGGCCGCATCCGCGGGCGGGCGATCCTGGTCCCGTGA
- a CDS encoding helix-turn-helix domain-containing protein, whose product MAAGSEPLGTPPAKAVLRRARAILRSLDASSSVLGISGLARRSGLPKATVHRLVQELVECELPERDGHRYRLGTWLYELGQRAPAHRSLRVVASEAGFGERDLVEVLRASRPEV is encoded by the coding sequence ATGGCGGCCGGCAGCGAACCCCTCGGCACCCCGCCCGCGAAGGCGGTGCTGCGCCGCGCGCGGGCGATCCTGCGGTCGTTGGACGCGAGCTCGTCCGTGCTCGGGATCAGCGGGCTGGCCCGCCGCAGCGGCCTGCCGAAGGCGACGGTCCACCGGCTCGTGCAGGAGCTCGTCGAATGCGAGCTGCCGGAGCGCGACGGACACCGCTACCGCCTCGGCACGTGGCTCTACGAGCTGGGCCAGCGCGCGCCTGCCCACCGGTCGCTGCGCGTGGTCGCGAGCGAGGCGGGCTTCGGCGAGCGGGACCTCGTGGAGGTGCTGCGCGCGTCTCGTCCGGAGGTATGA
- a CDS encoding TetR/AcrR family transcriptional regulator yields MAEGPRRRGAARTDELLRVTLDLATEVGYAGLSMEAVARRAGVGKHTIYRRWPSKSALLLDALARVWTTDLDYHDTGDVRADLREQFLRSAPALSTPPIGPVYRAVIAEAQSDDALRATLHERFLVTVEKSTLERITLAQRTGELKADAELGFAAEVLCGTLYYRALLSTRPVDEAAVDGLIDLFMAAYAT; encoded by the coding sequence ATGGCCGAGGGACCCCGGCGCCGAGGCGCCGCGCGTACCGACGAGCTCCTGCGGGTCACGCTCGACCTCGCGACGGAGGTGGGCTACGCCGGGCTGAGCATGGAGGCGGTCGCGCGCCGGGCCGGGGTCGGGAAGCACACGATCTACCGCCGCTGGCCGTCGAAGTCCGCGCTGCTGCTCGACGCGCTCGCCCGCGTCTGGACGACCGACCTGGACTACCACGACACCGGTGACGTCCGCGCCGACCTGCGCGAGCAGTTCCTCCGCTCGGCACCCGCCCTCTCCACGCCCCCGATCGGGCCCGTGTACCGCGCGGTGATCGCCGAAGCGCAGTCCGACGATGCGCTGCGCGCAACGCTGCACGAGCGGTTCCTGGTGACCGTGGAGAAGAGCACACTCGAGCGCATCACCCTCGCCCAGCGCACCGGCGAGCTCAAGGCGGACGCCGAGCTCGGGTTCGCCGCCGAGGTCCTGTGCGGCACGCTCTACTACCGCGCCCTGCTCTCGACCCGCCCGGTCGACGAAGCCGCGGTCGACGGCCTGATCGACCTGTTCATGGCCGCGTACGCCACTTGA
- a CDS encoding NAD(P)/FAD-dependent oxidoreductase — protein sequence MPDAIVIGSGVNGLVAAAELAGAGWSVTLVERNDRLGGFIASEERTLPGYVHDTFSSWHPLFVSGGAYAALGEELHRHGLVYRNADGPLVASIADDGHAVVAHRDPEQTAAEFAHAEDRTRYLKALQDFLDHAGPVGGLMGSELRSPLLFKHAGGLARGLGRTGTERWLRDFVSSGRSWCAREFTGSEVDHLWIPWLLHAGLAPDQASGGFLVPVLAATMHGFGLPVVEGGAGRFVEAFRSLLEARGVEIRTGAPVERILVEGGRAVGVVAGGETLRATRAVVASVTPTALYGELLPAGSVPEQVTDEARRFRYGRAELQIHVALSAPLDWRDERLREIPLVHVSDGSASTGIACAQAEAGLLPDRPTIVVGQQYLLDPSRVPEGAAALWLQLQETPFAPVGDAAGELDVTDGWTSRLASAYADRVLDRIARHAPGLRDKVLAVDVITPPDLEAANVNAVAGDPYGGAAEVDQSFLWRPLPSAAHHRTPVPGLWHIGASTHPGAGLGGGSGHLVAQSLTTPSRVETAKSTLTSWLRGSRP from the coding sequence ATGCCGGACGCGATCGTGATCGGCAGTGGCGTCAACGGGCTGGTGGCAGCGGCCGAACTGGCCGGTGCGGGTTGGTCGGTGACGCTCGTGGAGCGCAACGACCGGCTCGGCGGGTTCATCGCGAGCGAGGAACGCACGCTCCCGGGCTACGTGCACGACACGTTCTCCTCCTGGCACCCGCTGTTCGTCTCGGGCGGCGCGTACGCGGCGCTGGGGGAGGAGCTGCACCGGCACGGGCTCGTCTACCGCAACGCCGACGGGCCGCTCGTCGCGAGCATCGCCGACGACGGGCATGCCGTGGTCGCGCACCGCGACCCGGAGCAGACCGCGGCGGAGTTCGCGCACGCCGAGGACCGCACCCGGTACCTGAAGGCGTTGCAGGACTTCCTGGACCACGCCGGCCCCGTCGGCGGGCTGATGGGTTCGGAGCTGCGCTCGCCTCTGTTGTTCAAGCACGCCGGCGGGCTCGCGCGCGGCCTCGGCCGCACGGGGACCGAACGCTGGCTGCGTGACTTCGTGAGCAGCGGCCGTTCGTGGTGCGCGCGGGAGTTCACCGGCTCCGAGGTCGACCACCTGTGGATCCCGTGGCTGCTGCACGCCGGCCTGGCCCCCGACCAGGCCTCGGGCGGGTTCCTCGTGCCGGTGCTGGCGGCGACCATGCACGGGTTCGGCCTGCCCGTGGTCGAGGGTGGGGCCGGACGGTTCGTCGAGGCGTTCCGATCGCTGCTCGAAGCTCGGGGTGTGGAGATCCGCACGGGCGCGCCGGTCGAACGCATCCTCGTCGAAGGCGGCCGCGCGGTCGGTGTCGTGGCCGGCGGTGAGACCCTGCGGGCCACGCGGGCCGTGGTCGCGTCGGTGACTCCGACGGCGCTGTACGGCGAGCTGCTGCCTGCCGGGTCCGTGCCCGAGCAGGTCACCGACGAGGCCCGCCGCTTCCGCTACGGCCGTGCGGAGCTGCAGATCCACGTCGCCTTGTCCGCGCCACTGGACTGGCGCGACGAGCGGCTGCGCGAGATCCCGCTCGTCCACGTCTCCGACGGTTCGGCGAGCACCGGCATCGCCTGCGCCCAAGCGGAAGCCGGCCTGCTGCCGGACCGCCCGACGATCGTGGTCGGCCAGCAGTACCTGCTCGACCCCTCACGCGTGCCCGAGGGCGCGGCCGCGTTGTGGTTGCAGCTGCAGGAAACGCCGTTCGCCCCGGTCGGTGACGCGGCGGGGGAGCTCGACGTCACGGACGGCTGGACGTCGCGGCTCGCCTCCGCCTACGCCGACCGCGTGCTGGACCGGATCGCGCGGCACGCGCCCGGGCTGCGGGACAAGGTGCTGGCCGTCGACGTGATCACCCCGCCCGACCTCGAAGCCGCGAACGTCAACGCCGTCGCCGGCGACCCGTACGGCGGCGCCGCCGAAGTCGACCAGAGCTTCCTGTGGCGCCCGTTGCCCAGCGCGGCCCACCACCGTACGCCGGTGCCGGGGCTGTGGCACATCGGCGCGTCGACTCACCCGGGCGCCGGGCTCGGCGGCGGCTCGGGCCACCTCGTCGCCCAGAGCCTCACCACGCCGTCGCGCGTGGAGACGGCGAAGTCCACGCTGACGTCTTGGTTGAGGGGCTCGCGCCCCTGA
- a CDS encoding flavin reductase family protein, translated as MSVTTGTAGVDGGLFREAMAGVCAPVSIVTTLHDGVPHETMVSAFAALSADPPLVSVALDTGSRVLARVRLSAVPRLDEPLTYHNRAFGTHLPQQVEREEKA; from the coding sequence ATGAGCGTGACCACGGGAACCGCCGGCGTCGACGGCGGTCTGTTCCGCGAGGCCATGGCGGGGGTGTGCGCGCCGGTGTCCATCGTGACGACGCTGCACGACGGGGTTCCCCACGAAACCATGGTCAGCGCCTTCGCGGCGCTCTCGGCCGATCCGCCGCTGGTCAGCGTCGCACTGGACACCGGTTCGAGGGTGCTGGCCCGCGTGCGGCTTTCGGCGGTGCCGCGGCTGGACGAGCCGCTGACCTACCACAACCGGGCATTCGGAACCCACCTGCCGCAGCAGGTCGAACGGGAGGAGAAGGCGTGA